In Mycobacterium sp. Aquia_213, the sequence CGCCGGCGCGGGGTACGTCCCGTCCGGCTCAGTGCTCGCTTTGAGAGCGCCCTGACCACTCTGTTGTCCGGCGCGGTAGTTGCTGCCGATACGTCGTCGCCCCTCCTCTTGATCTCAGCAAGCTTAGAGGCGACGCCGTCGGATGCGGTGGAGACACGCGCCGGTTTTCCGCTGTCGTACGTACGGATTTCGACTTAAATTGTTAGCCCTTGTCAGGGGCGTAGCCCAGGGTGCTTTTGACTTCCAGATACTCGTGGAAGCCGAACTCGCTCCATTCGCGACCGTTGCCGCTGCGCTTGTAGCCGCCGAATGGCGCGTTCATGTCGAATGCGTGATTGATCGTCACCCAACCGGCGCGAATCTTGCGTGCCACCTCGCGTGCCTTGTCGAGGTCGGCTCCCGAGACGAACCCGGCCAGGCCGTATTCGGTGTCGTTGGCGATCTCGACGGCGTGGTCGAGGTCGTCGTAGCCGAGGATGCACAGCACCGGCCCGAAGATCTCCTCGCGCGCGATCGTCATGTCATTGGTGACATGCGCGAAGACCGTCGGCTTGACGTAGTAGCCCTTGTCCAGCCCCGCCGGCCTGCCCGGACCTCCGGTAACCACGGTCGCGCCCTCGTCGACGCCCTTCTGGATCAGTCGCTGGACCTTGTCGAATTGTGTCTTCGACGCCACCGGCCCGATCGCTCTCTTATTGGCGGGATCGCCCACCGCGACCTGCTCGGCAGCCGCGCGCGCGATGGTAATGGCCTCCGCCATCCGGGAATTCGGCACCAGCATGCGCGTCGGCGCGTTACAGCTCTGCCCCGAGTTCGGCATCATGTTGGCCACGCCTGCGCTGACGCCCTCCGCAAAGCCACCGTCGTCAAGCACGATGTTGGGGCTCTTGCCGCCGAGCTCTTGGGTCACTCGCTTCACGGTCGGGGCGGCAAGCTTGGCCACCTCGATGCCGGCGCGGGTGGAGCCGGTGAACGACACCATGTCGATGTCGGGGTGGCTGGCCAATGCGACGCCCACGCCCGCGCCGTCGCCGTTGACCAGGTTGAACACCCCGGCCGGCACGCCGGCGGCAGCCAGGATCTCGGCGAAGATGTAGGGCGAATACGGGGCCACCTCAGAGGGTTTCAGGACAACGGTGCAGCCGGTGGCCAACGCCGGGTAGACCTTGACCGCGACCTGGTTGATCGGCCAGTTCCACGGAGTGATCAAACCGCAGACACCGATCGGCTCCTTGGCGATCAGCGTTGCCCCTTTGTGTTCCTCGAACGCAAAGTTCTTCAGGGCGTCGATGGCCGTGTTCAGGTGTCCGATCCCGAGAAAGACCTGCGGCCCGGCGGCCAAGGAGGGTGGTGCCCCCATCTCCTCGGTGACGGCCTCGGCGAGATCGCTGGCACGCTTCTGGTATTCGGCGAGGATGGCCTGCAACAGGTCCAGACGCTGTTCGCGGGTGCTCTGCGACCAGCCCGTGAAGGCTCGCCGTGCGGCTTTGACCGCCGCGTCGACATCGTCCGCCGACCCCAGCGAGATCGTCCCGGACACCTGCTCGGTTGCCGGGTTCTCCACGTCGAAAGCATTGGGCCGCACCGGGTCGACCCACTGTCCGTCTATGTAGAACTTCAGGTATTCGCGCATCGGATCGAACCCTTTCTTGCTGAGTGTGGGCCTTACTGTGTGCCTTCGGCGTACCAGGTCCGGAAGCGGTCGTACTTCGGCATCTCCTCGGAGTTGGCCTTCGGGTCAATGCACACGTGCACGACACCGACTTTGCCACTGGCGTAGGCGCGAGCGATAGCCGGGCCGATCTCCTCTTCCTTCTCGACGTACTCACCGTGGCAACCGAAGCCCTCGGCGACCTTGTCCATCCGGACGTCTTTGCTCCAGTGCACGCCGGGCTGCGGCGACGGTTGCTCGAAAGTGCGCTTGTACACGCCTACTTCCAAGCCCCACTGGTGGTCGACGCCCACCACGCACACCAGCGGCAGGTTCTGCCGCGCTGCGGTTTCCAACTCGGCGATGTGGAACAGGAAGGCCGAGTCACTGGTCAGCAGCATGACCGGGCGTTTGCCGCCCTCGGCGACCGAGGCGCCGACGGCGTACGGCAGACCCGTGCCCAGGTGACCGAAGTTCTGGTTCCAGATCACGTCGCGCGGCTTGGACTGCGAGTAGGTCCACTGGAAGATCACGGTCGCGCCGCCGTCGCGCACCATGATGCCGTCCTCGAGTTCGTTGAAGGCCTTGGTGGCCTCGACGACGTAGCGCGCCGGGTGGATCGGCGAGCGTCCCGACGGTGCCGATTCCGCCACGTCCGCAAGCTCTTTCGCATCCTTTTCGATCAGGACCTGCAACGCGGGTGCGGGTTTGCGCGGAGCATCCTTGAGCGCGTCGACCAGTTGCGGCACGACACCGCGCAGATCGCCGACCAGCGCCACGTCGACCGGGCGGTTGACGCCGATGGCGGTCGGGTCCTGCTCGACGTACACCCATTTGCGGTTCGCATTGTTGCCGGCCCAATGCTGGGTCCGGCCGTAATGCATCGGCTCACCGAGTTCGGTGCCCAGCGCGACGCACAGGTCGGATTCCTCGACTGCCTCGTTCGCGGCCGGGGAGAACAGGTAGGGGAACGTCCGCTCCTGCAGTCCCGGGATGAACGAGGTGCCGCCGGAGGTCTGGATCACCGGGCAGGCCATCAGCTCGGCCAGCTCCTTGACCGCCGCACCCGTGCGCGACGTGTGCACGCCGTGACCGACCAGCAGGATCGGGCTCTTGGCGTCCCGGATCAGCTTGACCGCCTCGGCCACCTCGCGCTCGCCCGCGCCCTGGTTGACGAGCCGATACCGGCTGGGCGGCAGCGCATCCGGCACGTCGAGCTCCTCGAGGATGACGTGCGAGGGAAACTCGACATACGACGGGCCCGGAGTGCCCGACATCGCGCGGCGGATCGCTTCGTGGATGATCTCGTCGGTCTGGTCGGCGTACTCGATCGAGCTGCTGTACTTCACCGACGCGGCGAAAAGGGGCTCCTGCTGCACGAATTGGATGCGGCCGCGCCGCACCCGGCGCTCGGTGACGCGGGCCCGCTGCCCACCGAGGAAGATCACCGGTGAGTTCTCGACGAGCGCGCACTGGATCGCGCCGGCGATGTTGGCCATACCCGGGCCGAGCGTTCCGATGCAGAGGCCGGGCTTACCGGTCATCCGCGACGCCGCCTCGGCCATGAATCCCGCGCTCAGTTCGTGATGCGGTGCGACCACCGACCACCCGCGGGCGTCGGCCTCGGCGAACATGTGCACGAAGTTCGGGTCCGGGATACCGAACAGCGTGTTCACGCCCTCGGCCTCGAACAGGTCGAGAATGCGCTTGTAGACGGGCACGGGCATGGTTGAAAACTCCTTAGCGATAGATATCTGTAAGCGACGTACACGTCGCAATGTATTGGGGCGCAAAATGTTTCATGATTGGACCTTCAGGTCCAGCGTGGCGAGTACCTCTGCGGTGTGGGCGCCGAGCTCGGGCGCCGGACCCGCAACGCGGCCCGGTGTCTGCGAGAACCAGGTGGGTACGCCCGGGAAGCGCACCGGTCCGTGCGGGGTGTCCACTGTCTCGAACATGCCGACGGCGGCCAGATGCGGATCGTCGAACAGTGCACCGGGCGTGTTCAATGGCGCGGCCGGTATCTCGAGGCGGCGCAACAGCGCCAACCACTCCGCGGTGGAACGCTCTTTCATCGTCTCGGCGACCAGCCCGTAGATGGTGTCGATCTCGCGCGCACGTTGTTCCAATGTCGAATACAGCTCGCTGGCCCACGGTGGCTGCACGGCTTCCATGAAGGCGTTCCAGTGTTTGTCGTTGTAAATCAACGCCGCGATGTAGCCGTCGCTGGTGCGGTAGGGGCGGCGGTTGGGCGCCACGGTGCGCGGATACACCGCCGGCCCCAGCGGAGGGTCGAACATCGCTCCGTTCGCGTGTTCGACGAGCATGAACGAGGCCATGGTTTCGAACATGGCGACCTCGACTTCTTGCGCCTCCCCGGTGCGTTCGCGGTGAAACAGCGCCATCATCGTCGCGTACAGCGCCGTCAGGCCGGCAATCTTGTCGGCCATGATGGTGCCGACGTAATCGGCCTCACCGGTCAATTGCTGCTGCACCGCCGGCAGGCCGCATTCCGCCTGGATCGTGTCGTCGTAGGCGGGGCGGTCGTGGTCGGGTCCACGTCGCCCGTACCCATAACAATTGGTGTAGACGATCGCGGGATTGATCGCGGCGACGTCGTCATAGCCGAAGCCGAGCTTGGCGATTGCTTTGGCGCGCATCGAGTGGATGAATACGTCGGCGGTCTCGACGAGAGCGCGTAACGCACGCGTTCCGGCGTCGGTTCGCAGGTCCAGCACAACGCTGCGTTTGCCCCGGTTCACGTTGACGAATACCCCACTCATGCCGGGCGCCGGCCCCACGGAGATATACCGGGTGTTGTCCCCTTGGGGTGGTTCGACTTTGATCACGTCGGCGCCCATGTCGGCCATAATCTGCGTGCAGTACGGTCCCATCACCATTGCGGTGAGATCGACGACGCGCACACCGGTCATCGGGCCCGTCGGGCTAGCCATGAAGCGCTCCTTGATCGTTTGAGCGGTGAGCCAGCTCGAAGCTGTAACGGATGTGCTGGTTATGCCCGTCCGGGACGACCGGAAAGATAAGTGGCGCTTCGACGTATCGGATCGCATCCAGATGGCTGCCGACGTCCTCGATCGTCCACGACGGCCGGCACACGCCTGGGGTCTCCGCGACGACTGCGCGGGCCACCCTACCCGCCAGCGCGATGAACATTTCACCCGTCACCGAGCACGACTCGTGGGCAAGCCAACCCACCACGGGCGCAACGAGTTCCGCGCCCATCGGCGGATAGGCCGAGGTGTCGATACCTTCGGCCATGCGCGTCACCGCGGCCGGCACGATCACGTTGCACAGCACGCCCTCGGCGGCGCCTTCGACCGCGGCGACGTTGGACAGCCCGATCACGCCGGCCTTGGCGGCGGCATAGTTGGCCACGTCGTGGTTTCCGTACAGGCCACCAATCGATGACGTCAGCACGATGCGGCCGTAGCCCGCCGCGCACATGCGCGGAAACGCCGGCCGCACCACGTTGAACGCGCCGCGCAAATGCACGTCGAGCACGGCGTCGAAGTCCTCGTAGCTCATCTCCTTCAGCGAGCCACGCCGGACGTTGCCCGCGTTGTGCACCAGGATGTCGATGCCGCCGAAATGCTCCAGCGCGGTCGCGACGATCGCCTGGCCGCCCTCGCGGGTCGCAACCGACGCGGTACACGCGACGGCTTCGCCGCCGGCCGCGACGATCTCGGCCACCACGTCCTCGGCGGTTGTGGCATCAATGCCGTCACCGGTGAGGCTGCCGCCGGGATCGTTGACGACGACCTTCGCGCCGCGTCCCGCGAGCAGCTGCGCGTAGGCACGGCCCAGCCCCCGCCCGGCTCCTGTGACGACGGCGACCCGGCCGTCGAACCGCAACTCGCTCACGAAAGCTCAAGGCCTTCCAGGTCACCCCTGGCGCGCCACTCGGCGATCAGGTCACCGAAGGCGTAGAAGCCCGGCGAGTAGAAATCACCGAGGAACGCACCATTGTCTTTGGCGCCACCCTGACCCTCATTGTTGTAATAGCCAGGGGTACAGGACATCTCGAAGGCCGAGTTGTCGATCGCCAGTTCGGCGACCGTTTTGACCCAGCCGTCCTGGCCCTCCTGACTGGGTTCGACGGTGGTCGCGCCGCGTTTCTGCGCCTCGGCGATGATGTAGGCGATGTGCTCGGCCTGTTGCTCGAACATCGCGGTGGTGTTGGCCGAAACGCCGCCCTGGATGAAGCCGGTGAAGAACTGGTTGGGGAATCCGCGGGTGGTCATGCCGTGCAGCGTCTGGTACCTGTCGTGCCAGTAGTCGAACAGCGACAGCCCGTCTCGGCCCTCGATGACGTCGACCGCGAAGCGCCGACTGATCTCCGTGGAGATCTCGAATCCGCTGGCGAATACAACGCAATCGACCTCGTACTCGACGCCGTTGGCGACGATGCCCTTTTTCGTCAGGCGTTCCACTCCCTTGGATTCCGACACGTCCACCAACGTCACGGCAGGCAGGTTGAACGCCGGCAGGTACGTCTCGCTCGAACATGGCCGCTTGCACATGAAGCGGTAGTACGGCTTGAGCGCCTCGGCGGTGTCGGGGTCGTCGACCAGGGCGGCCACGCGGCGGCGCAGCCGATCCATGATCTTGTAGTCCTCTTCCTCCCGGATCGCCATGATCTCCTCGATCCCCAGCGAGGCGGGATCCGGGCTGGCGGCAATCCGGGCGGTCATGTTGCGGCCCAATTCGGTCCAGAAGTCGCACACCAGATCTGGTTCGCCGAAGACCACCCCCACAAACGGTGACCAGTTGTGGAAGTTGCGCTTGCGCTCCTCCTGCCAACCGGGCTGCAGAGCCGCCGCCCAGGCCGGGTCGGTGGGCGTGTTGGCGCGCATGTCCACCGACGACGGGGTGCGTTGGAACACGAAGAGCTGCTTGGCATCCCGGCCGAGATGCGGCACCAGCTGGACGCCGGTAGCCCCGGTGCCGACGAGTGCGACCCGCTTGTCGGCCAGCCTATGCAGGCCGCCGTTGGCATCGCCGCCGGTGTAGTCGTAGTCCCAGCGTGCGGAATGGAACGCGTGGCCGCCGCTGTCCAGGTACTCCTTGATACCGGGGATACCGGGCAGCTTCGGCTTGTTGTACGAGCCCTGCGCCATCACCACGAACCGTGCGCGGATGTCGTCGCCGCGGTTGGTGACCAGTCGCCAGCGCTTGCTCTTCTCGTCCCAGCGCATGGTCTCGACCTGCGTTGAGAAGATCGCGCCGTCGTAGAGGTCGAAGTGTTTGCCCATGGCCTGGCAGTGCGCGAAGATCTCGGCGCCGTCGGCGAACTTCTTGCTCGGCAGGAAGTCGAGCTCCTCGAGCATCGGGATGTAGCAGTAGGCGTCGTTGTCGCATTGGATGCCCGGGAAGCGGTTCCAGTACCACACTCCGCCGAAGTCCCCGGCCATGTCGATGACCCGAACATCCTGCACGCCGGCCTTTTTCAGGTAGGCGCCCGACAACAACCCGGCGAACCCGCCGCCGAGGACGGCCACCTCGATGTCCTCGTCGATCGGGGCTCGGTCGGCCACCGGGGTGTACGGGTCCACCTCGTAGAGATCGGCCAGGTCACCGTCGAGTTCGAGGTACTGCGCGCCGCCCTCCTTGCGCAGGCGCTTCTCGCGCTCCTGGGCGTACTTGGCCCGCATCGCGTCGATGTCGACGTCCTGCGCCACGTCGGTGGGCCCGCAGGTCTCGGACGTTGTCATCTATCTCAAAGCTCCTGCGGTTCGCCGGTACCCATGTACTTCGACAGTTGGTAGTGGAGGTTGACGGTGCTGCGTTCGCGGTACGGGTTGGGCTTGGTGCCCGGGAAGCCGGCCGATTTCATGCCCTGCTGGACGGCGGCCATGTTGGAGAAATCCTGCGGCAATACCGAGCGCCATCGCGGGTCGCCGACCGGGGTGTACTCCCATTCCGTCTGGGGCTCTTGCCCTTTCGGGTA encodes:
- a CDS encoding aldehyde dehydrogenase family protein, whose protein sequence is MREYLKFYIDGQWVDPVRPNAFDVENPATEQVSGTISLGSADDVDAAVKAARRAFTGWSQSTREQRLDLLQAILAEYQKRASDLAEAVTEEMGAPPSLAAGPQVFLGIGHLNTAIDALKNFAFEEHKGATLIAKEPIGVCGLITPWNWPINQVAVKVYPALATGCTVVLKPSEVAPYSPYIFAEILAAAGVPAGVFNLVNGDGAGVGVALASHPDIDMVSFTGSTRAGIEVAKLAAPTVKRVTQELGGKSPNIVLDDGGFAEGVSAGVANMMPNSGQSCNAPTRMLVPNSRMAEAITIARAAAEQVAVGDPANKRAIGPVASKTQFDKVQRLIQKGVDEGATVVTGGPGRPAGLDKGYYVKPTVFAHVTNDMTIAREEIFGPVLCILGYDDLDHAVEIANDTEYGLAGFVSGADLDKAREVARKIRAGWVTINHAFDMNAPFGGYKRSGNGREWSEFGFHEYLEVKSTLGYAPDKG
- a CDS encoding thiamine pyrophosphate-binding protein produces the protein MPVPVYKRILDLFEAEGVNTLFGIPDPNFVHMFAEADARGWSVVAPHHELSAGFMAEAASRMTGKPGLCIGTLGPGMANIAGAIQCALVENSPVIFLGGQRARVTERRVRRGRIQFVQQEPLFAASVKYSSSIEYADQTDEIIHEAIRRAMSGTPGPSYVEFPSHVILEELDVPDALPPSRYRLVNQGAGEREVAEAVKLIRDAKSPILLVGHGVHTSRTGAAVKELAELMACPVIQTSGGTSFIPGLQERTFPYLFSPAANEAVEESDLCVALGTELGEPMHYGRTQHWAGNNANRKWVYVEQDPTAIGVNRPVDVALVGDLRGVVPQLVDALKDAPRKPAPALQVLIEKDAKELADVAESAPSGRSPIHPARYVVEATKAFNELEDGIMVRDGGATVIFQWTYSQSKPRDVIWNQNFGHLGTGLPYAVGASVAEGGKRPVMLLTSDSAFLFHIAELETAARQNLPLVCVVGVDHQWGLEVGVYKRTFEQPSPQPGVHWSKDVRMDKVAEGFGCHGEYVEKEEEIGPAIARAYASGKVGVVHVCIDPKANSEEMPKYDRFRTWYAEGTQ
- a CDS encoding CaiB/BaiF CoA transferase family protein translates to MTGVRVVDLTAMVMGPYCTQIMADMGADVIKVEPPQGDNTRYISVGPAPGMSGVFVNVNRGKRSVVLDLRTDAGTRALRALVETADVFIHSMRAKAIAKLGFGYDDVAAINPAIVYTNCYGYGRRGPDHDRPAYDDTIQAECGLPAVQQQLTGEADYVGTIMADKIAGLTALYATMMALFHRERTGEAQEVEVAMFETMASFMLVEHANGAMFDPPLGPAVYPRTVAPNRRPYRTSDGYIAALIYNDKHWNAFMEAVQPPWASELYSTLEQRAREIDTIYGLVAETMKERSTAEWLALLRRLEIPAAPLNTPGALFDDPHLAAVGMFETVDTPHGPVRFPGVPTWFSQTPGRVAGPAPELGAHTAEVLATLDLKVQS
- a CDS encoding SDR family NAD(P)-dependent oxidoreductase — encoded protein: MSELRFDGRVAVVTGAGRGLGRAYAQLLAGRGAKVVVNDPGGSLTGDGIDATTAEDVVAEIVAAGGEAVACTASVATREGGQAIVATALEHFGGIDILVHNAGNVRRGSLKEMSYEDFDAVLDVHLRGAFNVVRPAFPRMCAAGYGRIVLTSSIGGLYGNHDVANYAAAKAGVIGLSNVAAVEGAAEGVLCNVIVPAAVTRMAEGIDTSAYPPMGAELVAPVVGWLAHESCSVTGEMFIALAGRVARAVVAETPGVCRPSWTIEDVGSHLDAIRYVEAPLIFPVVPDGHNQHIRYSFELAHRSNDQGALHG
- a CDS encoding flavin-containing monooxygenase, whose translation is MTTSETCGPTDVAQDVDIDAMRAKYAQEREKRLRKEGGAQYLELDGDLADLYEVDPYTPVADRAPIDEDIEVAVLGGGFAGLLSGAYLKKAGVQDVRVIDMAGDFGGVWYWNRFPGIQCDNDAYCYIPMLEELDFLPSKKFADGAEIFAHCQAMGKHFDLYDGAIFSTQVETMRWDEKSKRWRLVTNRGDDIRARFVVMAQGSYNKPKLPGIPGIKEYLDSGGHAFHSARWDYDYTGGDANGGLHRLADKRVALVGTGATGVQLVPHLGRDAKQLFVFQRTPSSVDMRANTPTDPAWAAALQPGWQEERKRNFHNWSPFVGVVFGEPDLVCDFWTELGRNMTARIAASPDPASLGIEEIMAIREEEDYKIMDRLRRRVAALVDDPDTAEALKPYYRFMCKRPCSSETYLPAFNLPAVTLVDVSESKGVERLTKKGIVANGVEYEVDCVVFASGFEISTEISRRFAVDVIEGRDGLSLFDYWHDRYQTLHGMTTRGFPNQFFTGFIQGGVSANTTAMFEQQAEHIAYIIAEAQKRGATTVEPSQEGQDGWVKTVAELAIDNSAFEMSCTPGYYNNEGQGGAKDNGAFLGDFYSPGFYAFGDLIAEWRARGDLEGLELS